The proteins below are encoded in one region of Micromonospora sp. DSM 45708:
- a CDS encoding copper resistance CopC family protein — protein sequence MRRLIASLVRLLAGLLALLFVAVLLLVPARPAAAHGTLAMSVPAAGATASKPLTEVRLYFTEKVASNAHFTITVPGGGRVDGGWSHGEPQPLPKPVTEYVLVNGLFQPREYATGFPAVVTVAHLPAVGEYTATYLSVASDGEPVRGTLTFRYTGPVTAAPSGWRPPTDQPDPALLAAVAQHESSGHGSGAATSSAPAPVAAPPSPAATATSTDEGAAVPIGWLGAGVAVVAVIVGLVLWRRLLNRPGGTPARQRVGTRQRRPGGSPAGGARTPARGRTDRRVRSSPKGRNLPPVAVPVDGSPQHPAAVLPDLGASSTRFALLVGALVVSLLAGFGLGRIDTGVETAGTARPAAVTAPAVTGTAEAAGDGHRHAAGAGAHTHPGDGGTDRTQATGTTVSAGGYTLRPERRSQSAGRTEDYRFRVVGTDGRPVTRFAVVHDKPLHLVVVGRDLTGYQHLHPSMAPDGTWSVPLTLPRAGTYRVYADFSLLGPGGAATPLVLGVDHHVPGTYAPATPPPPRPQATAGPFTVTLAGTPKVGTTVPMAFVVGRAASTGPVAVQRYLGAYGHLVVIREGDLGYVHVHPEPELVNGAISFWLTAPGAGRYAAFLDFQVDGTVHTAGYTIDVD from the coding sequence ATGCGTCGTCTCATCGCTTCACTTGTCCGGCTGCTCGCCGGCCTCTTGGCTCTGCTGTTCGTGGCGGTCCTGCTCCTCGTGCCGGCGCGGCCGGCGGCGGCGCACGGGACGCTGGCGATGTCCGTCCCTGCGGCGGGCGCCACGGCGTCGAAGCCGTTGACAGAGGTGCGGCTCTACTTCACCGAGAAGGTCGCCTCCAACGCCCACTTCACCATCACCGTTCCCGGCGGTGGACGGGTCGATGGCGGCTGGAGTCACGGCGAGCCCCAACCGCTGCCCAAACCGGTCACCGAGTACGTGCTCGTCAACGGGTTGTTCCAGCCACGCGAGTACGCCACCGGGTTCCCGGCCGTGGTGACGGTCGCGCACCTGCCGGCGGTGGGGGAGTACACCGCCACGTACCTGTCGGTCGCCTCCGACGGCGAACCGGTGCGCGGCACGCTGACCTTCCGGTACACGGGCCCGGTGACGGCGGCCCCCAGCGGCTGGCGTCCGCCGACCGACCAACCCGACCCGGCACTGCTGGCGGCGGTGGCGCAGCACGAGAGCTCCGGGCACGGATCGGGGGCGGCGACCTCCTCGGCACCCGCCCCGGTCGCCGCCCCGCCGTCGCCCGCCGCTACCGCCACTTCGACCGACGAGGGTGCTGCCGTCCCGATCGGCTGGCTGGGCGCCGGGGTGGCGGTGGTCGCGGTCATCGTCGGTCTGGTGCTGTGGCGACGCCTGCTGAACCGGCCGGGTGGAACGCCTGCGCGTCAGCGGGTAGGGACAAGGCAACGGCGGCCCGGCGGCAGCCCCGCCGGCGGTGCGCGTACGCCCGCTCGCGGTCGCACCGACCGGCGGGTCCGGTCCTCGCCGAAGGGCCGGAACCTGCCGCCCGTCGCGGTGCCCGTGGACGGCTCACCGCAGCACCCCGCTGCTGTGCTGCCCGACCTCGGGGCGAGCAGCACGCGGTTCGCGCTGCTCGTCGGCGCGCTGGTGGTGAGCCTGCTGGCCGGGTTCGGGCTGGGACGCATCGACACCGGCGTGGAGACCGCCGGCACCGCACGGCCGGCCGCCGTCACCGCACCCGCCGTGACCGGCACGGCCGAGGCGGCCGGGGACGGGCATCGACACGCGGCCGGCGCGGGAGCGCACACCCACCCGGGCGACGGCGGCACGGACCGCACGCAGGCGACCGGCACCACGGTCAGCGCGGGCGGGTACACCCTGCGGCCCGAGCGGCGCTCCCAGTCCGCCGGCCGGACCGAGGACTACCGCTTCCGCGTCGTGGGCACCGACGGGCGGCCGGTGACACGCTTCGCCGTCGTCCACGACAAGCCCCTGCACCTCGTGGTGGTGGGCCGCGACCTCACCGGCTACCAGCACCTGCATCCCAGCATGGCGCCCGACGGCACCTGGAGCGTGCCGCTGACGCTTCCCCGCGCCGGCACCTACCGCGTCTACGCGGACTTCTCCCTCCTCGGCCCGGGCGGCGCCGCGACACCGCTGGTGCTCGGCGTCGACCACCACGTCCCGGGCACGTACGCCCCGGCCACCCCGCCGCCACCGCGACCGCAGGCGACGGCCGGCCCGTTCACGGTGACCTTGGCCGGCACCCCAAAGGTCGGCACCACCGTGCCGATGGCGTTCGTCGTCGGCCGCGCCGCCAGTACCGGTCCGGTGGCGGTGCAGCGCTACCTCGGCGCGTACGGGCACCTGGTCGTCATCCGGGAGGGCGACCTCGGCTACGTGCACGTCCATCCCGAACCGGAACTGGTCAACGGCGCGATCTCGTTCTGGCTCACCGCGCCCGGCGCGGGCCGCTACGCCGCGTTCCTCGACTTCCAGGTCGACGGCACGGTCCACACCGCCGGGTACACGATCGACGTGGACTGA
- a CDS encoding golvesin C-terminal-like domain-containing protein, whose protein sequence is MTHPRLAGHTFRARVKGVVRRRRAARTWPSIVFTAHCARNGGRPVKTGTLLTAGKAVVAAVAAVALLSGPALSAVARAEPAAAPPSAPAAAAAPAAAGQADRVAPGDRDRVLPKGWRGSADRIWTTSGDANGFHILTATAATGYTWETAASLAEPGFDVDLWIGNACVTGSGRRLVVVYAPRTFTNKAELFDRGGFTAVVDLKTRQVTKLPVQSSLAYFNPGCGAGEQAVLSQLGGENREDPKSTAPRSRLFTVDAAARTLSKPILLNTELSSPVPVKDGIVAAAAGGLVSVARTGRVTRSVAATGVPFRLAPDAAGGVIFMDSDGQQTRVKRAVGRSVRELARGRAADVGLARGDGGRTFITGRPAHVSALPAAVRRIAVPRDSELSTRGDLALTQVKAAGAGDPRTQGGDPSVARNVAVTATVTRTGTSLTFEVSPEVVGPEAIAGRATHPTLGAAATATAPRSRIAADASTEPVEADRYCSVPRNDLANQTVQPKPRNVEWAVDQAVFGRLNDAASRPANWKGYGMPAYEPQTLFPAPPLANGGRVPAQIMLGIITQESNMWQASKFALPGVPANPLMGNYYGRDIYNATSLDDWDIDWTKADCGYGLTQATDGMRLAGHEKTDANGNKVEVSLPFQTQRAVALDFAANIAYGLKILQEKWNQTYAAGLRVHNADPSALENWFYAVWAYNSGFYPKKNETDPWGVGWLNNPINPRYDPLRHPFMTTYDDARTPQNWPYPEKVLGWAGNPISATESPGVERPGFNYAWWNLSEDKPKVKPPLKTFCDTTNQCDPYASVQPNDPDVSSEKPGPCLHKNTAGLYDLRCWAHSAVGWKAPPGVVCDTCGHEQIRFDPGYPWCTTAGQTACESDGISYPPHCQDSGGDLAAGAKVVDNVPLGSPSPRSCGRQLQNQGTFQLSFTGVANGTYPSKIDFHQVGGGYGGHYWRASTRTQAAQGGNLKVTGTWRLNETGTGWRRVQVFVPEFGAWTQQAKYTIDLGNGETRYRVINQTWQQNKWVDLGTFNFRGQPSVSLTTVAKDGTGDDSIIFDAVAFSWPSPSPPGVPEEVGGMPRYVALGDSYSSGEGVAPYDRNSDLKRTNGTKGSSVDACHRSTAGAYPRLVHDPGRDSVRDFPNDHYTIEQMSTKYSWGSFGFLACSGATTTAVTRDAVNVPPAASDTAGHTDWGQAVDRWGELTQVEQGWLDPETTHVSISIGGNDARFSDVLTGCIATLNDCSGPNYRLTRSNGVVDPEPLRDYQTKVIRDWLPAKLKATYRAIHTAAPNAQIFVVGYPQMFANEEGNNACYNIGSQARLFLNAMAGRISIAIARVVGDLRAEGVDIRYVHTTAAISVGNSGQKKWACGGDDGYRWLNAVTSTSTDGSGEKTPGTGTFHPTARGQQGFADLLTAAFADARRPRAEDVAAIKKRILDYSAKRAPTDTKGRWIVTDHQAELAAERCLDLTRRGGIVGNPCLSKPILFPTAFDARGAARNDDAAIDANPPWVQLRYVNGTTEKFKVLSRSWFMNAPYGQTSCPTTRPEDQCDEYPFYTSEEGGAWDFFTGGENSPLSTRLLMIPATENRAEGSMVGAMYAHQDCRMQTGTYENIIGSPGYQNQLLTSGTEYLTVPLTDEAASVGQKTMYVC, encoded by the coding sequence GTGACGCACCCGAGACTCGCCGGGCACACCTTTCGCGCTCGGGTTAAAGGTGTGGTCCGCCGTCGGCGTGCGGCCAGAACATGGCCCTCCATTGTTTTCACTGCGCACTGCGCTCGTAATGGAGGGAGACCCGTGAAGACAGGAACGTTATTGACGGCCGGCAAGGCGGTGGTGGCCGCCGTGGCCGCCGTTGCGCTGCTTTCCGGCCCGGCACTGTCGGCAGTGGCCCGGGCCGAACCGGCGGCGGCCCCGCCATCCGCGCCGGCGGCAGCGGCGGCCCCGGCGGCGGCCGGGCAGGCCGATCGCGTCGCGCCCGGCGACCGGGACCGGGTTCTGCCGAAGGGGTGGCGCGGCTCCGCGGACCGGATCTGGACGACCTCCGGCGACGCCAACGGCTTCCACATTCTCACCGCCACGGCGGCCACCGGCTACACCTGGGAGACCGCGGCCAGCCTCGCCGAGCCGGGCTTCGACGTCGACCTGTGGATCGGCAACGCCTGCGTGACCGGCTCGGGTCGCCGGCTGGTCGTGGTGTACGCACCCCGCACCTTCACCAACAAGGCGGAGCTGTTCGACCGCGGCGGGTTCACCGCGGTCGTCGACCTGAAGACGCGCCAGGTCACCAAGCTGCCGGTGCAGTCGTCGCTCGCCTACTTCAACCCCGGTTGTGGCGCGGGCGAGCAGGCGGTGCTCTCCCAGCTCGGCGGCGAGAACCGCGAGGACCCGAAGTCCACCGCGCCGCGGAGCCGGCTGTTCACCGTGGACGCGGCGGCGCGCACGCTGTCCAAGCCGATCCTGCTGAACACCGAGTTGAGCTCCCCCGTCCCGGTCAAGGACGGCATCGTCGCGGCGGCTGCCGGCGGGCTGGTCTCGGTGGCGAGGACCGGCAGGGTGACCCGGTCCGTCGCGGCGACCGGGGTGCCGTTCCGGCTGGCGCCCGACGCCGCCGGCGGCGTCATCTTCATGGACTCCGACGGCCAGCAGACCCGGGTGAAGCGGGCCGTCGGCCGGTCCGTGCGGGAGCTCGCGCGCGGCCGCGCGGCCGATGTCGGCCTGGCCCGCGGCGACGGCGGCCGGACCTTCATCACCGGCCGGCCGGCGCACGTGTCCGCGCTGCCCGCCGCCGTGCGCCGGATCGCCGTCCCCCGCGACAGTGAGCTGTCCACCCGCGGCGACCTGGCGCTCACCCAGGTCAAGGCGGCCGGCGCGGGCGACCCGCGAACCCAGGGCGGCGACCCGAGCGTGGCCCGCAACGTCGCCGTCACAGCGACGGTGACCAGGACCGGCACGTCGCTCACCTTCGAGGTGAGCCCCGAGGTGGTCGGACCCGAGGCGATCGCCGGCCGAGCCACCCATCCGACGCTCGGCGCCGCGGCCACGGCCACCGCGCCCCGCTCCCGGATCGCGGCCGACGCCTCGACCGAACCGGTCGAGGCGGACCGCTACTGCTCGGTGCCGCGCAACGACCTGGCGAACCAGACCGTGCAGCCGAAGCCGCGCAATGTGGAGTGGGCGGTCGACCAGGCGGTCTTCGGCCGGCTCAATGACGCGGCCTCACGCCCGGCAAACTGGAAGGGCTACGGCATGCCGGCGTACGAGCCGCAGACGCTGTTCCCGGCGCCACCGCTGGCGAACGGTGGCCGGGTGCCGGCGCAGATCATGCTGGGCATCATCACGCAGGAATCCAACATGTGGCAGGCGTCGAAGTTCGCGCTGCCCGGTGTGCCGGCGAACCCGTTGATGGGCAACTACTACGGGCGCGACATCTACAACGCCACCTCGCTGGACGACTGGGACATCGACTGGACGAAGGCCGACTGCGGCTACGGGCTCACCCAGGCGACCGACGGCATGCGCCTGGCGGGCCACGAGAAGACCGACGCCAACGGCAACAAGGTCGAGGTCTCGCTGCCGTTCCAGACCCAGCGGGCGGTCGCGCTCGACTTCGCTGCGAACATCGCGTACGGGTTGAAGATCTTGCAGGAGAAGTGGAACCAGACGTACGCGGCGGGGCTGCGGGTGCACAACGCCGATCCGTCCGCGCTCGAGAACTGGTTCTACGCGGTGTGGGCGTACAACTCGGGCTTCTACCCGAAGAAGAACGAAACCGACCCGTGGGGCGTCGGGTGGCTCAACAATCCGATCAACCCCAGGTACGACCCGCTCCGGCACCCGTTCATGACCACGTACGACGACGCTCGCACGCCGCAGAACTGGCCGTACCCGGAGAAGGTGCTCGGCTGGGCCGGCAATCCGATCTCCGCGACCGAGTCGCCGGGCGTCGAGCGGCCCGGCTTCAACTACGCCTGGTGGAACCTGAGCGAGGACAAGCCCAAGGTCAAGCCCCCGCTGAAGACCTTCTGCGACACCACCAACCAATGCGATCCGTACGCCTCCGTGCAGCCGAACGATCCGGACGTCAGCAGCGAGAAGCCCGGTCCGTGTCTGCACAAGAACACCGCTGGCCTGTACGACCTAAGGTGCTGGGCCCACTCCGCGGTCGGGTGGAAGGCGCCGCCGGGAGTCGTCTGCGACACCTGCGGCCACGAGCAGATCCGGTTCGACCCGGGCTACCCGTGGTGCACGACGGCCGGCCAGACGGCCTGCGAGAGCGACGGCATCAGCTACCCGCCGCACTGCCAGGACAGCGGCGGCGACCTCGCCGCCGGCGCCAAGGTGGTCGACAACGTTCCGCTCGGCTCGCCCTCGCCGCGGTCGTGCGGCAGACAGCTGCAGAACCAGGGTACGTTCCAGCTCTCCTTCACGGGGGTGGCCAACGGCACCTACCCGTCGAAGATCGATTTCCACCAGGTCGGCGGCGGTTACGGCGGCCACTACTGGCGGGCCAGCACCCGGACCCAGGCGGCCCAGGGCGGAAACCTCAAGGTCACCGGCACCTGGCGGCTGAACGAGACCGGCACCGGCTGGCGGCGGGTCCAGGTGTTCGTGCCCGAGTTCGGCGCCTGGACGCAACAGGCGAAGTACACAATCGATCTGGGCAACGGCGAAACCCGGTACCGGGTGATCAACCAGACCTGGCAGCAGAACAAGTGGGTCGACCTGGGCACCTTCAACTTCCGGGGCCAGCCCTCGGTCTCGCTGACCACGGTGGCCAAGGACGGCACCGGCGACGACAGCATCATCTTCGACGCGGTGGCGTTCAGCTGGCCCAGCCCGTCGCCGCCCGGCGTGCCCGAGGAGGTCGGCGGCATGCCCCGGTACGTCGCGCTGGGCGACTCCTACTCGTCGGGCGAGGGCGTGGCGCCGTACGACCGCAACAGCGACCTCAAGCGGACCAACGGCACGAAGGGCTCCAGCGTCGACGCCTGCCACCGGTCGACGGCCGGCGCGTACCCCCGTCTGGTGCATGATCCCGGCCGCGACTCCGTCCGGGACTTCCCGAACGACCACTACACAATCGAACAGATGTCGACGAAGTACAGCTGGGGCAGCTTCGGCTTCCTCGCCTGTTCGGGCGCGACCACCACGGCCGTCACCCGCGACGCGGTCAACGTTCCGCCGGCCGCCTCCGACACGGCGGGACACACCGACTGGGGACAGGCGGTCGACCGCTGGGGCGAGCTGACCCAGGTGGAGCAGGGCTGGCTGGACCCGGAGACCACGCACGTGTCGATCTCGATCGGCGGCAACGACGCCCGGTTCTCCGACGTGCTCACCGGGTGCATCGCCACGCTGAACGACTGCTCGGGGCCGAACTACCGGCTGACCCGGTCGAACGGCGTCGTCGACCCCGAACCCCTGCGCGACTACCAAACGAAGGTCATTCGGGACTGGCTGCCGGCAAAGCTGAAGGCCACCTACCGGGCGATCCACACCGCCGCCCCGAACGCCCAGATCTTCGTCGTGGGCTACCCACAGATGTTCGCCAACGAGGAAGGCAACAACGCCTGCTACAACATCGGCTCGCAGGCCCGGCTGTTCCTCAACGCGATGGCCGGTCGCATCTCCATCGCCATCGCGCGGGTCGTCGGCGACCTGCGCGCCGAGGGGGTGGACATCCGCTACGTCCACACCACGGCGGCGATCAGCGTCGGCAACAGCGGGCAGAAGAAGTGGGCGTGCGGTGGCGACGACGGCTACCGGTGGCTGAACGCGGTCACCTCGACGTCCACCGACGGCAGCGGGGAGAAGACGCCGGGCACCGGCACCTTCCACCCGACCGCCCGCGGCCAGCAGGGCTTCGCCGACCTGCTCACCGCGGCGTTCGCGGACGCCCGGCGCCCGCGGGCGGAGGACGTGGCGGCGATCAAGAAACGCATCCTCGACTATTCGGCGAAGCGCGCGCCGACCGACACCAAGGGCAGGTGGATCGTCACCGACCACCAGGCGGAACTCGCCGCCGAACGCTGCCTCGACCTGACCCGGCGCGGCGGGATCGTCGGCAACCCCTGCCTGTCCAAACCGATCTTGTTTCCCACCGCCTTCGACGCCCGCGGAGCCGCCCGCAACGACGACGCCGCGATCGACGCCAACCCGCCCTGGGTGCAGCTACGCTACGTCAACGGCACGACGGAGAAGTTCAAGGTGCTCTCCCGTAGCTGGTTCATGAACGCACCGTACGGCCAGACCTCCTGCCCGACGACGCGGCCCGAAGACCAGTGCGACGAATATCCGTTCTACACCTCCGAGGAGGGCGGCGCCTGGGACTTCTTCACCGGTGGGGAGAATTCTCCGCTGAGCACCCGGCTGCTGATGATCCCCGCGACCGAGAACAGGGCGGAGGGCAGCATGGTCGGCGCGATGTACGCCCACCAGGACTGCCGGATGCAGACCGGCACCTACGAAAACATCATCGGCAGCCCCGGCTATCAGAACCAGTTGCTGACCAGCGGCACGGAGTATCTGACCGTACCGCTGACCGACGAAGCGGCGTCCGTGGGCCAGAAGACCATGTACGTCTGTTGA
- a CDS encoding DUF2690 domain-containing protein, translating to MHDTTRRWIGLVAAAITATTGLVATTTAPAQAITFYEGHSPEEYFTGNNGIRYRCTDDALTAREAYLPGGGPLIAELRYSPRCRTAWARGKANYDVRVDGFYANGQYRTHADAGRNPGAPSTAVHWTVMLDDAGLLARACTAWGDNNEYEEYCTSRY from the coding sequence ATGCACGACACGACCCGCCGCTGGATCGGCCTCGTGGCCGCTGCCATCACCGCGACCACCGGGCTGGTGGCGACCACCACCGCACCGGCCCAGGCCATCACGTTCTACGAGGGGCACTCGCCCGAGGAGTACTTCACCGGCAACAACGGGATCAGGTACCGGTGCACCGACGACGCACTGACGGCCCGGGAGGCGTACCTGCCGGGCGGCGGGCCACTGATCGCGGAGTTGCGCTACAGCCCGCGCTGCCGCACGGCGTGGGCCCGCGGCAAAGCGAACTACGACGTCCGGGTCGACGGCTTCTACGCCAACGGGCAGTACCGCACACACGCCGACGCGGGCCGCAATCCCGGTGCGCCCTCCACCGCCGTGCACTGGACCGTGATGCTCGACGACGCCGGCCTGCTGGCCAGAGCCTGCACCGCCTGGGGCGACAACAACGAGTACGAGGAGTACTGCACCAGCCGGTACTGA